In Bacteroidota bacterium, a single window of DNA contains:
- a CDS encoding toxin-antitoxin system YwqK family antitoxin encodes MKEMAAEKIFSKNLLHKLVILFIFFQASYVYAGDTLNAVDAAGLRQGYWIVFNSIKKLPNYPTDAKVEEGNYADSKKAGIWKTYFPNGNLKGEITYTNNRASGYAKMYQENGKLMEEGVWENNRWVGEFKSYHENGQTFCDFKYTKGGKREGEQTYYYDNGQLMMKGEMKEGKEAGTWVGYYENGDKRDEKVFNDGTLDEEKTKLFEPKKEMIVKTETTATKEPAKMADAKTEKTNEAQKPFDGNGYAKLFNQNRQMSKDGTFKNFRLIDGKDYIYNTAGMLEHISFYKDGKYVGEAPIEATDK; translated from the coding sequence ATGAAAGAAATGGCGGCTGAAAAAATCTTCTCCAAAAATCTTCTCCATAAACTGGTAATCCTTTTTATTTTCTTTCAGGCATCGTATGTTTATGCTGGCGACACGCTCAACGCGGTGGATGCTGCGGGGCTCCGGCAGGGCTATTGGATTGTATTCAACAGCATCAAAAAACTTCCCAACTATCCCACTGATGCAAAAGTGGAAGAGGGCAATTATGCCGACAGCAAAAAAGCCGGCATCTGGAAAACCTATTTTCCGAATGGAAACCTGAAAGGAGAAATCACCTATACCAACAACCGCGCAAGCGGATATGCAAAAATGTATCAGGAAAACGGAAAACTGATGGAGGAAGGCGTGTGGGAAAACAACCGCTGGGTGGGAGAATTCAAATCCTACCACGAGAACGGGCAGACGTTTTGTGATTTCAAATATACCAAAGGAGGAAAAAGAGAGGGTGAGCAAACCTATTATTACGATAACGGGCAGCTGATGATGAAAGGAGAAATGAAAGAAGGAAAAGAAGCCGGCACCTGGGTGGGCTATTATGAAAATGGCGACAAGCGCGATGAAAAAGTATTTAACGATGGAACGCTGGACGAGGAAAAAACAAAATTGTTTGAGCCGAAAAAAGAAATGATAGTTAAAACCGAAACCACTGCAACAAAAGAGCCGGCCAAAATGGCGGATGCGAAAACCGAAAAAACAAACGAAGCGCAAAAACCCTTTGACGGAAACGGCTACGCCAAACTTTTTAACCAGAACAGGCAGATGTCAAAGGACGGCACGTTTAAAAATTTCCGCCTGATAGATGGCAAGGATTATATCTACAACACAGCCGGCATGCTTGAGCACATCTCTTTTTACAAAGACGGCAAATATGTGGGCGAAGCGCCCATTGAAGCAACCGACAAATAG